A section of the Candidatus Binatia bacterium genome encodes:
- a CDS encoding peroxiredoxin: MTKLGTISLVGCLFIAAAVVRAASVPAVGSPAPDFQATSTAGPLSLKDLRGTWVVLYFYPKSFTPGCTAEASSLRDGFESLRNLRATVIGVSTDTLETQRDFKEKLSLPFELVADPDERVVKLYGVEGWLGMARRRTFIIDPQGIVRAVIEDVDTRKHAEQVRELIEKFAAAQPAP; the protein is encoded by the coding sequence ATGACCAAGCTCGGAACAATCTCGCTCGTCGGGTGTCTGTTCATAGCTGCCGCTGTTGTGCGCGCGGCTTCAGTGCCGGCCGTCGGCAGCCCAGCACCGGATTTCCAAGCAACCTCCACAGCCGGCCCGCTTTCTCTCAAAGACCTGCGAGGAACTTGGGTCGTATTGTACTTTTACCCGAAATCCTTCACTCCCGGATGCACAGCCGAGGCAAGTTCGTTGCGCGATGGCTTCGAATCGCTTCGGAATTTGCGCGCCACGGTCATCGGGGTCAGCACGGACACGTTGGAGACGCAACGCGATTTCAAAGAAAAACTGTCCTTGCCCTTTGAACTCGTTGCGGACCCCGACGAACGAGTGGTCAAACTCTATGGTGTCGAAGGTTGGCTCGGGATGGCCCGACGCAGAACCTTTATTATCGATCCGCAAGGAATTGTCCGAGCCGTGATCGAAGACGTGGACACGCGCAAACACGCCGAGCAGGTACGCGAACTCATAGAAAAGTTCGCGGCAGCACAGCCGGCTCCATAA
- the ychF gene encoding ribosome-binding ATPase YchF, whose translation MKVGIVGFPRSGKSTIFTALSGVDVPVGHFTESGVVHRGTIKVPDPRVDELARRFRPRKVTYAEIVFVDFPPPAPGRSESALDPATIAQMREMDALVQVVRGFTDPLSGEPPAPVRDLEAFKSELVLNDLMLVERRLERLKKERGRERERALLETLREALEAERPLRTLNWTSEDTALLSGFGFLSRKPFMVVLNVAEGQAREPMPAEVQVWLDGEGVPGIVLAGQIEMEISKLPEDDRAAFLADLGLSSSARDRFIRKAYELLELISFLTTGEDEVRAWTIRRGTTAVKAAGKIHSDIERGFIRAEVVAYDDFVQCGSEAKAREAGKLRLEGKDYVVRDGDIIHFRFNV comes from the coding sequence ATGAAAGTTGGCATCGTTGGCTTCCCGCGCAGCGGGAAGAGCACGATTTTTACCGCCCTGAGTGGGGTGGACGTGCCCGTGGGGCATTTCACGGAGTCGGGCGTGGTGCACCGGGGGACGATCAAGGTGCCCGACCCGCGAGTGGACGAACTGGCGCGTCGCTTTCGACCTCGCAAAGTCACTTACGCGGAAATCGTGTTCGTGGACTTTCCGCCGCCCGCCCCCGGCCGTTCCGAGAGCGCGCTCGATCCCGCAACGATTGCACAAATGCGCGAGATGGATGCACTGGTGCAGGTTGTCCGCGGGTTTACGGACCCGCTGAGCGGCGAGCCTCCCGCACCCGTGCGCGATCTGGAGGCATTCAAGAGCGAACTGGTGTTGAACGACTTGATGCTGGTCGAACGCCGACTCGAAAGACTCAAGAAAGAAAGAGGGAGGGAGAGGGAACGAGCGCTCCTGGAAACGCTGCGCGAGGCCCTCGAAGCAGAACGGCCGCTGCGCACCTTGAACTGGACCTCCGAAGACACCGCCTTGCTATCCGGGTTCGGATTTTTGTCCCGCAAACCGTTCATGGTGGTGCTCAATGTCGCGGAAGGGCAGGCGCGCGAGCCGATGCCGGCGGAAGTTCAGGTGTGGCTCGATGGAGAAGGCGTGCCGGGTATCGTGCTGGCGGGTCAAATCGAGATGGAAATTTCCAAGCTGCCAGAGGATGACCGAGCCGCCTTTTTGGCCGATCTGGGCCTATCGAGTTCGGCCCGCGACCGCTTTATCCGTAAAGCGTATGAGCTGTTGGAGCTGATCAGCTTCCTCACCACTGGGGAGGATGAAGTGCGGGCGTGGACCATTCGACGCGGTACCACGGCGGTCAAGGCTGCAGGCAAAATTCATAGCGATATCGAGCGGGGGTTTATCCGAGCCGAAGTCGTCGCGTACGATGATTTTGTGCAGTGCGGCAGTGAAGCGAAGGCACGCGAAGCCGGAAAACTACGATTGGAAGGTAAAGATTACGTCGTCCGCGACGGCGATATCATCCACTTTCGCTTTAACGTGTGA
- the argG gene encoding argininosuccinate synthase: MEKPKKVVLAYSGGLDTSVILRWLVDTYGCEVIAFCADLGQGEELAPVEEKARRTGASKVYIEDLREEFVRDFVFPMLRANAVYEGAYLLGTSIARPLIAKRQIEIARAEGADAVAHGATGKGNDQVRFELTYYALHPDIRVIAPWRIWELNSRSKLIEFAQLHGIPVPVTVEKPYSTDRNLFHVSYEGGILEDPWQEPYEDMFQLTVSPEKAPERPEYVEIAYEQGNPVAVNGQKLSPAQLLAALNEIAGRHGVGRVDIVENRYVGMKSRGVYETPGGTLLHLAHRAVESLTLDREVMHLRDSLIPRYAEMVYYGYWFSPEREMLQAMIDEAQRAVTGTARLKLYKGSARVVGRKAPRSLYRPDIATFEADAVYRQADAEGFIRLNALRLKIAQQVRASNS, translated from the coding sequence ATGGAAAAGCCAAAGAAGGTTGTCCTGGCGTACTCGGGAGGGCTCGATACCTCCGTGATTTTGCGTTGGTTGGTGGACACGTACGGATGTGAAGTGATCGCCTTTTGTGCCGACCTCGGGCAGGGCGAGGAACTCGCGCCTGTGGAGGAGAAGGCGCGGCGCACGGGTGCCAGCAAGGTGTACATCGAAGACTTGCGAGAGGAGTTCGTCCGCGACTTCGTGTTTCCCATGCTGCGCGCCAATGCGGTGTACGAGGGCGCGTACTTGCTCGGCACCTCGATCGCGCGGCCACTCATCGCCAAGCGGCAAATTGAAATCGCGCGGGCCGAAGGCGCCGACGCCGTTGCCCACGGTGCTACGGGTAAGGGGAACGATCAAGTTCGCTTCGAGTTGACGTATTATGCGTTGCACCCCGACATCCGGGTGATTGCTCCATGGCGGATCTGGGAGCTGAATTCTCGCTCGAAACTCATCGAATTCGCGCAACTACACGGCATCCCCGTACCGGTGACCGTGGAGAAGCCATACAGCACGGACCGCAACCTGTTCCACGTGAGTTACGAGGGCGGCATTCTCGAAGATCCGTGGCAGGAGCCCTACGAGGATATGTTTCAACTGACGGTGTCGCCGGAGAAAGCTCCGGAGCGCCCGGAGTATGTCGAAATCGCCTACGAACAAGGCAATCCGGTGGCGGTCAATGGGCAGAAACTTTCCCCGGCTCAACTGTTGGCCGCGTTGAACGAGATTGCCGGTCGCCACGGCGTCGGTCGCGTGGACATCGTCGAAAATCGGTACGTAGGGATGAAATCCCGCGGCGTGTACGAAACTCCTGGGGGGACGCTGTTGCACTTGGCCCATCGTGCGGTGGAATCGCTGACGCTGGACCGCGAGGTCATGCACCTACGCGACAGCTTGATCCCTCGGTACGCCGAGATGGTTTACTATGGCTACTGGTTCAGCCCCGAACGAGAGATGTTGCAGGCGATGATTGACGAAGCGCAACGGGCGGTGACGGGCACGGCGCGGCTGAAACTGTACAAGGGAAGCGCTCGGGTAGTTGGGCGCAAGGCTCCGCGTTCTCTGTACCGGCCCGACATCGCAACGTTTGAAGCGGATGCAGTGTATCGCCAGGCAGATGCGGAAGGCTTTATTCGACTCAACGCGTTGCGATTGAAAATCGCGCAGCAAGTGCGCGCCTCCAATTCGTGA
- the argF gene encoding ornithine carbamoyltransferase: MKRDFLSLRDLSRPELEEILSLAKRLKDDWYSGRPHPLLFGRTLAMIFEKPSLRTHVTFDVGMFQLGGHAVYLTPADIQLGKRETVADAARNLDRWVDILMARVYRHTTLEELARWASVPVVNGLSDRLHPCQVLSDCFTLRERGYDLGSLRIAFIGDGNNMAHSWINAASRFGFELILACPSGYEPDQEIVRTAVQDGARVSIVRDPHQAADRADVVYTDTWTSMGQEAEAKERRRAFSGYQVNAELLGRAKPSAVVMHCLPAHRGEEITDEVIDGPQSIVFDQAENRLHVQKAILVWLVQHSQVRRVAPGKSSKEA, translated from the coding sequence ATGAAACGGGACTTCCTGAGTTTGCGCGATCTCTCCCGCCCGGAGCTGGAAGAAATCTTGAGCTTGGCCAAGCGCCTCAAGGACGACTGGTACTCGGGCCGGCCGCATCCGCTGCTGTTCGGCCGCACCTTAGCCATGATTTTCGAGAAACCGAGCTTGCGTACCCACGTGACCTTCGACGTGGGCATGTTCCAACTCGGCGGACACGCTGTGTATCTGACACCGGCCGACATTCAGTTAGGCAAAAGAGAGACAGTGGCAGACGCCGCGCGGAATCTCGACCGCTGGGTGGATATTCTCATGGCACGCGTGTACCGCCACACAACCCTGGAAGAGCTTGCCCGCTGGGCCTCCGTTCCCGTGGTCAATGGCCTCTCCGACCGCCTCCACCCGTGTCAGGTACTGTCCGACTGTTTCACGCTCCGCGAGCGCGGCTACGACTTGGGCTCGCTCCGAATTGCCTTTATCGGGGATGGCAACAACATGGCCCATTCGTGGATCAACGCGGCGTCGCGGTTCGGATTCGAATTGATCTTGGCCTGCCCGTCGGGTTACGAGCCCGACCAGGAAATCGTCCGGACCGCGGTTCAGGACGGAGCCAGAGTGAGCATCGTCCGCGATCCGCATCAGGCAGCCGATCGAGCAGATGTGGTTTATACCGACACCTGGACGAGCATGGGACAAGAGGCAGAGGCCAAGGAGCGGCGGCGTGCCTTCTCGGGATACCAAGTCAATGCAGAGCTCCTGGGACGCGCGAAGCCGTCAGCAGTGGTCATGCACTGCCTGCCCGCCCATCGAGGAGAAGAAATTACCGACGAGGTTATCGACGGGCCCCAATCGATCGTTTTCGATCAGGCGGAAAACCGCTTGCACGTCCAGAAGGCGATCCTCGTGTGGTTGGTGCAGCACAGCCAGGTGCGGCGCGTTGCGCCCGGCAAAAGTTCGAAGGAAGCATAG
- the argD gene encoding acetylornithine aminotransferase — protein MTGMEIIARNERYLFPVYPRAPLALVRGEGCRVWDADGKEYLDFFSSTVVTALGHAHPRVTAAIVEQASKILHVSNLHHSAPQGELAELLCRHSFASRVFLCNSGAEANEAAIKLARRYGSERLGGRFEILTMLGSFHGRTLATLTATGQEKVRQGFQPLPEGFRYVPFNDMAALEAAYSTRTVAVMLELVQAEGGVIPVQPEYLRRVRRWCSDKGLLLILDEVQTGMGRLGTLFGYELFGVEPDIATLAKGLGNGVPVGAMLARAGVAESFGLGAHGSTFGGNALACAAAVATVRTLLEEGVLENCRRQGEYLKGRLEELARGCPEIRQVRGHGLLLGVEFEGPVAAIVDACRERGLIVNGTAERVLRLAPPLIVSAEEIDRAVHILSEVLRA, from the coding sequence ATGACCGGCATGGAAATCATTGCCCGTAATGAACGGTATTTGTTTCCCGTGTACCCGCGGGCGCCCTTGGCGCTCGTGCGGGGCGAGGGCTGCCGTGTGTGGGACGCAGACGGTAAGGAATACCTGGATTTCTTTTCGTCCACGGTGGTTACCGCCCTCGGTCACGCGCACCCGCGGGTGACCGCAGCCATCGTCGAGCAAGCGAGCAAGATCTTGCACGTGTCGAACTTGCATCACAGCGCCCCCCAAGGGGAACTTGCCGAGCTGTTGTGCCGCCACTCGTTCGCCAGCCGCGTCTTCTTGTGCAACAGCGGTGCGGAGGCCAACGAAGCCGCGATTAAGCTCGCACGCCGATATGGCAGCGAGCGACTGGGTGGCCGTTTCGAGATCTTGACCATGCTGGGCTCGTTTCACGGGCGCACTTTGGCCACACTGACGGCAACCGGACAGGAAAAGGTGCGGCAAGGTTTTCAGCCGTTGCCCGAAGGGTTCCGTTACGTCCCGTTCAACGACATGGCTGCACTCGAAGCGGCGTACTCGACCCGCACTGTGGCCGTCATGCTGGAGCTCGTTCAGGCTGAGGGCGGGGTAATTCCCGTTCAACCGGAATATCTCCGGCGGGTGCGCCGTTGGTGCAGTGACAAGGGGTTGTTGCTGATTTTGGATGAGGTCCAAACCGGCATGGGCCGGCTGGGCACCCTCTTCGGCTACGAGTTGTTCGGCGTGGAGCCGGATATTGCGACTCTGGCCAAAGGCTTGGGAAACGGTGTGCCGGTCGGTGCGATGCTGGCCCGGGCGGGGGTAGCCGAAAGTTTTGGGTTGGGCGCTCACGGGTCGACATTCGGAGGGAACGCGTTGGCTTGCGCGGCTGCCGTAGCGACAGTGCGGACACTGCTGGAGGAAGGGGTCCTGGAGAATTGCCGCCGCCAAGGGGAGTACCTGAAAGGCCGCTTGGAGGAGCTCGCACGCGGCTGCCCGGAAATTCGCCAAGTACGCGGGCACGGTTTGCTTCTCGGAGTCGAGTTCGAAGGCCCGGTTGCCGCAATCGTGGATGCCTGTCGCGAGCGCGGGCTCATCGTGAATGGAACAGCCGAGCGAGTTTTGCGTTTGGCGCCGCCCCTCATCGTGTCCGCAGAGGAAATTGATCGCGCCGTGCACATCCTAAGCGAGGTGCTGCGAGCATGA
- the argB gene encoding acetylglutamate kinase, which produces MENRAQRVQELVARADTLLEALPYIRRYAGSTMVIKYGGHAMVDEGLREGFAQDIVLLKYVGINPVIVHGGGPQINRVLEKLGIEPQFVRGMRVTDPQTMDVVEMVLGKITNEIVTLIQQHGGKAVGLSGKDGDLIRARKLTVTAEQSGRRTKVDIGLVGEVRAVNPAVIEALDRADFIPVIAPIGVGEHGESYNINADLVAGELAGALRAEKLILLTDVEGIRGANGEVIPTLDIEQAQELIRTGVIEGGMIPKVECCLDALRHGTKKTHIVDGRVRHAVLLEIFTNAGVGTEVVLRSESSAAIARRRPAR; this is translated from the coding sequence ATGGAGAATCGCGCACAACGGGTGCAAGAGTTAGTGGCTCGCGCGGATACGCTGCTGGAAGCGCTGCCGTACATTCGGCGGTACGCCGGTTCGACCATGGTCATCAAGTACGGCGGCCACGCCATGGTAGACGAGGGCCTGCGCGAGGGCTTTGCGCAAGATATCGTGCTGCTGAAATACGTCGGGATCAATCCCGTGATCGTCCATGGCGGAGGACCACAAATTAACCGCGTGTTGGAGAAGCTTGGCATCGAACCCCAGTTTGTCCGCGGTATGCGGGTTACCGACCCGCAAACCATGGACGTTGTGGAGATGGTGCTCGGCAAAATCACCAATGAAATCGTTACCCTGATCCAACAGCACGGCGGCAAAGCGGTGGGCTTGAGCGGGAAAGACGGCGACTTGATTCGGGCGCGGAAGCTGACCGTTACGGCCGAGCAAAGCGGCCGGCGCACCAAGGTGGATATCGGACTTGTGGGTGAAGTCCGGGCCGTCAACCCGGCCGTGATCGAGGCGCTGGATCGTGCCGATTTCATTCCGGTGATTGCGCCCATTGGGGTGGGCGAACATGGCGAGAGCTACAACATCAACGCAGACCTGGTGGCCGGTGAGCTCGCCGGAGCGCTGCGGGCGGAAAAACTCATCTTGCTTACCGATGTCGAAGGCATTCGCGGGGCCAATGGCGAGGTGATTCCCACGCTGGATATCGAGCAAGCCCAGGAGCTCATTCGTACGGGCGTGATCGAAGGCGGGATGATTCCCAAAGTGGAGTGCTGTTTGGACGCCTTGCGCCACGGGACGAAAAAGACGCACATCGTCGACGGGCGGGTACGCCACGCGGTCCTCTTGGAAATTTTCACCAACGCAGGCGTCGGGACTGAGGTTGTGTTGCGCTCCGAGAGCAGCGCGGCAATTGCGCGGCGCCGGCCGGCTCGCTAA
- the hslU gene encoding ATP-dependent protease ATPase subunit HslU — protein sequence MTPREIVSELDRYIVGQRKAKRAVAVALRNRWRRLQVPEELRDEITPKNIIMIGPTGVGKTEISRRLAKLAQAPFIKVEASKFTEVGYVGRDVESIIRDLTDLAVKMVKDEEEEKVRLRAEELAEERILDLLLPGSRDDESQEATREKFRRMLRAGQLDDRIVEIEVTKSAFPMVEVFAPQGMEGMESQLKELFSSMGPKQTTKERMRIDDALDYLTNEEAGKLIDMEWVTKEAIRRVEETGIVFIDEIDKIAGRETAGAPDVSRQGVQRDLLPLIEGSTVSTKYGMVRTDHILFIASGAFHIAKPSDLIPEFQGRFPIRVELDPLTKEDFVRILTEPQNALLKQYVALLATENVKLSFTQDAVEEIAAIAAEVNRSTEDIGARRLHTVVERLLENLSFDAPELSGREVVIDAAYVREMLGEIVKNEDLSRYIL from the coding sequence ATGACGCCGCGGGAAATCGTGTCGGAACTGGACCGCTACATTGTCGGTCAGCGCAAGGCCAAGCGGGCGGTGGCGGTGGCGTTGCGCAACCGGTGGAGGCGCCTGCAAGTGCCAGAAGAACTGCGCGATGAAATTACACCGAAGAACATCATCATGATCGGGCCCACGGGGGTGGGCAAGACGGAGATTTCCCGGCGTCTCGCCAAACTCGCCCAAGCACCCTTCATCAAGGTCGAGGCATCGAAGTTTACGGAAGTGGGCTACGTGGGGCGCGACGTCGAGTCGATCATTCGTGACCTGACCGACCTCGCCGTAAAAATGGTGAAGGACGAAGAGGAAGAAAAGGTTCGGTTACGGGCGGAGGAGCTGGCGGAAGAACGCATTTTGGACTTGCTGCTTCCCGGCTCGCGGGACGACGAATCTCAAGAGGCGACCCGCGAAAAATTTCGCAGGATGCTGCGCGCGGGCCAACTCGACGACCGGATCGTGGAAATCGAAGTCACGAAGTCTGCCTTTCCCATGGTGGAGGTGTTCGCTCCCCAGGGTATGGAAGGCATGGAGTCGCAACTCAAGGAGTTGTTTTCCTCCATGGGACCGAAACAGACGACCAAGGAACGCATGCGCATTGACGATGCGCTCGACTACCTGACAAACGAAGAAGCAGGGAAGCTGATCGACATGGAATGGGTGACCAAGGAGGCGATTCGGCGCGTCGAAGAAACCGGTATCGTGTTCATTGACGAGATCGACAAGATTGCCGGCCGCGAAACCGCCGGCGCGCCGGACGTGTCGCGGCAAGGCGTACAGCGGGATTTACTGCCCCTCATCGAAGGCAGCACCGTGAGCACGAAATACGGAATGGTTCGCACGGACCATATCCTTTTTATCGCGTCCGGGGCGTTTCACATTGCGAAACCGTCGGACCTGATCCCGGAGTTCCAGGGCCGTTTCCCGATCCGCGTGGAGCTCGATCCACTGACAAAGGAAGACTTCGTGCGCATCCTCACCGAGCCCCAAAACGCGCTCTTGAAACAGTACGTCGCGCTGCTCGCCACGGAGAACGTGAAACTCTCGTTCACGCAAGATGCGGTGGAGGAAATCGCCGCCATTGCGGCCGAGGTCAATCGCTCGACCGAAGACATCGGGGCACGCCGCCTGCACACGGTTGTGGAACGGCTGCTGGAGAATTTGTCCTTCGACGCCCCGGAACTCAGCGGCCGCGAGGTGGTCATCGACGCGGCGTACGTGCGCGAGATGCTCGGCGAAATCGTCAAAAACGAGGATCTGTCCCGGTATATTTTGTAA
- the hslV gene encoding ATP-dependent protease subunit HslV → MAPKIHGTTILALRHRGVTVMAGDGQVSLGPTVVKSHARKVRRLYRETVLAGFAGATADAFTLFERFERQLDQHQGNLRRAAVELAKDWRTDRLLRRLEALLLVADRDTVLMLSGSGDVIEPDEPVVGIGSGGNYAVAAARALMQHSPLGAVDIAREAMRIAASICVYTNDSIVLEQL, encoded by the coding sequence ATGGCGCCGAAAATACACGGAACCACGATCCTGGCGCTGCGGCACCGAGGGGTCACTGTCATGGCCGGGGACGGACAAGTCAGCCTGGGCCCCACCGTGGTGAAAAGCCACGCGCGCAAAGTTCGCCGCTTGTACCGGGAGACGGTACTCGCCGGATTCGCGGGCGCAACCGCGGATGCGTTCACACTGTTCGAACGCTTCGAGCGTCAGCTCGACCAGCACCAAGGGAACCTGCGGCGGGCAGCGGTGGAGCTCGCCAAGGACTGGCGCACGGATCGGCTCTTGCGCCGGCTCGAAGCTCTCCTGCTGGTGGCGGACCGCGACACGGTGCTGATGCTCTCGGGTAGTGGGGATGTCATCGAGCCGGATGAACCGGTTGTCGGGATCGGCTCGGGCGGAAATTACGCCGTCGCTGCAGCCCGCGCTCTCATGCAACACAGCCCGCTCGGCGCGGTAGACATTGCCCGCGAGGCCATGCGGATTGCCGCAAGCATTTGCGTGTACACCAATGACAGCATTGTGCTGGAGCAGCTCTGA
- the xerC gene encoding tyrosine recombinase XerC, with protein sequence MTLGHAVEKFRRVLTAERNASAHTVRAYLADLAQFAAYMEEQLGSPTEAIALDVLQREHVQCFLAWLLARHRKSSVARKLSSLKAFFRFACAQQWLEHDPVAALQAPRLEQKLPNHLTVDDTFRLLDAVEGDEPLRLRDAALLEVLYSCGLRVSELVRLDWTDLDVRLQMVRVHGKGAKERIVPIGEKALAALDRYRAAIPRLCRRGVVDRQAVFLNRRGRRLTTRSVARRLDYYVRAAGLATKISPHAVRHSFATHLLNAGADLRAIQELLGHASLSTTQRYTHLNLDYLMQVYDKAHPRAGKM encoded by the coding sequence ATGACGCTCGGGCACGCAGTGGAAAAATTTCGCCGAGTTCTCACAGCAGAACGCAACGCGTCCGCGCACACCGTGCGAGCGTACCTGGCCGACCTGGCGCAATTTGCGGCGTACATGGAAGAGCAACTCGGTTCCCCAACCGAGGCCATCGCGTTGGATGTCCTCCAGCGCGAGCACGTACAATGTTTTCTTGCTTGGTTGCTGGCGCGGCACCGTAAAAGTTCGGTTGCCCGCAAGCTGTCGTCGCTCAAGGCGTTCTTTCGGTTTGCTTGCGCGCAGCAGTGGCTCGAACACGACCCTGTGGCTGCGTTGCAGGCGCCGCGCTTGGAGCAAAAGCTCCCCAACCATCTCACGGTGGACGACACCTTTCGCTTGCTCGATGCCGTGGAAGGCGACGAGCCGCTGCGGCTGCGCGATGCAGCGTTGCTCGAGGTGTTGTACTCCTGTGGTTTGCGGGTGAGCGAGCTGGTGCGTTTGGATTGGACGGACCTCGACGTGCGACTCCAAATGGTGCGGGTGCACGGGAAGGGTGCCAAGGAGCGCATCGTGCCGATTGGCGAGAAGGCGCTGGCCGCGCTGGATCGCTACCGGGCCGCCATCCCACGGCTGTGTCGTCGCGGGGTTGTGGATCGGCAAGCCGTCTTCCTCAACCGGCGCGGCCGGCGCTTGACTACTCGCTCCGTGGCGCGCCGGCTCGACTACTACGTGCGCGCCGCCGGGCTGGCCACGAAAATTAGCCCGCACGCCGTGCGGCACAGTTTTGCCACGCACTTGCTCAACGCTGGGGCGGATTTGCGAGCCATTCAAGAACTCCTCGGGCACGCCAGCCTGTCGACCACACAGCGTTACACGCATTTGAACCTGGATTATCTCATGCAAGTGTACGACAAAGCCCATCCGCGAGCGGGCAAGATGTGA
- a CDS encoding aminoglycoside phosphotransferase codes for MSETRLVDPPETIPIRPDEDFDHQRLADFLRGKLPGSEGALEVVQFAGGHANLTYLLRYPGVEYVLRRPPIGPVAPGAHDMGREYRCLSVLYRAYPLAPRAYLFCEDPTIIGAPFFVMERRYGTVVRRVIPDKWGGGKDPVVNRKISEVLIDALADLHAVDPASVGLDKIGRPEGFLARQVDGWMARFERAKTKEIPLAIELHEWLRRHMPDSPRPTLLHNDWRLDNMMLADDDPGRCVAVFDWDMCTVGDPLCDLGTLLTAWIEEREAPGGTSAGPVGMPSNTPGFMTRAEAVVRYGKRHNVDVSNVPYYYVFGLFKMAVVLQQIYHRYHLGQTKDERFRGFEQAAEFLFYRAREAAERGTV; via the coding sequence ATGAGTGAAACTCGACTCGTAGATCCACCCGAAACAATCCCCATCCGGCCAGACGAAGACTTCGACCATCAGCGCCTGGCCGATTTTTTACGCGGAAAGTTACCCGGATCCGAGGGTGCGCTCGAGGTCGTACAGTTTGCCGGTGGCCACGCCAATCTCACCTACCTCCTCCGCTACCCGGGCGTGGAATACGTCTTGCGGCGCCCTCCGATCGGGCCAGTCGCGCCCGGCGCACACGACATGGGCCGGGAGTATCGGTGCCTTTCGGTGTTGTATCGCGCATATCCCCTGGCACCGCGCGCGTACCTGTTTTGTGAGGACCCGACCATCATTGGCGCTCCCTTTTTCGTGATGGAGCGCCGTTATGGAACGGTGGTGCGCCGTGTCATACCCGACAAGTGGGGGGGCGGAAAGGACCCGGTGGTGAACCGGAAGATCAGCGAGGTACTGATTGACGCCTTAGCGGATCTCCACGCCGTGGATCCGGCCAGCGTGGGCTTGGACAAAATTGGTCGGCCCGAGGGCTTCCTCGCTCGCCAAGTGGATGGTTGGATGGCTCGCTTCGAGCGCGCCAAAACGAAGGAAATTCCCCTGGCAATCGAGCTCCATGAGTGGCTGCGCCGGCACATGCCCGATTCACCACGCCCGACGTTGTTGCACAACGACTGGCGGCTGGACAACATGATGTTGGCCGACGACGATCCCGGTCGCTGCGTCGCCGTGTTCGACTGGGACATGTGTACCGTGGGCGATCCGCTTTGCGACCTCGGCACGTTGCTCACCGCGTGGATCGAGGAGCGTGAAGCCCCCGGTGGAACTTCCGCCGGGCCGGTGGGTATGCCCTCGAACACTCCGGGGTTCATGACCCGCGCCGAGGCCGTCGTACGCTATGGGAAGCGCCACAACGTGGACGTCAGCAACGTCCCATACTATTACGTGTTCGGGCTGTTCAAAATGGCGGTCGTCCTCCAACAAATTTACCATCGCTATCACCTCGGTCAGACCAAGGACGAGCGCTTCCGTGGTTTTGAGCAAGCAGCCGAATTCCTCTTCTACCGCGCTCGCGAGGCCGCCGAGCGAGGCACCGTTTGA
- a CDS encoding glutathione S-transferase, whose product MPKVTLYQFAISPFCDKVRRVLAFKRIPFEIYEWPLTEVPRIQERNPTGKLPFIEWDGEIVADSTDIALAVEERVPEPPLLPKDPHQRAIALALEDWADESLYFYEMCLRFGEEDFERTYEKLAAGLPEDLRAMMAPMLRENFRQVTSTQGIGRKSPAQLARDVDRLFTTIEELQRPTGFVVGSSLTLADIAIVCQAECIGDSRIGAEALARRPALQAYFRRVDELTQAQRV is encoded by the coding sequence ATGCCCAAAGTTACGCTGTACCAATTCGCCATCTCCCCATTTTGCGACAAAGTGCGACGCGTGTTGGCATTCAAAAGGATTCCGTTCGAGATTTACGAGTGGCCGCTGACGGAAGTACCCCGAATCCAGGAGCGCAATCCCACCGGCAAGCTACCCTTTATCGAATGGGATGGCGAAATTGTTGCGGACTCCACCGACATTGCGTTGGCTGTGGAAGAACGGGTTCCTGAGCCGCCCCTGCTCCCCAAAGATCCGCACCAGCGTGCGATCGCGCTGGCGCTCGAAGACTGGGCAGACGAGTCACTGTACTTTTACGAGATGTGCCTGCGCTTCGGTGAGGAAGATTTCGAGCGCACCTACGAAAAGCTAGCCGCGGGCTTGCCCGAGGATTTGCGAGCAATGATGGCACCCATGCTGCGGGAGAATTTCCGCCAGGTCACCTCGACCCAAGGCATTGGCCGGAAATCACCTGCCCAACTGGCCCGCGACGTAGACCGCTTGTTTACCACGATCGAAGAGCTGCAACGACCCACCGGTTTTGTCGTCGGCTCGAGTTTGACCCTGGCGGACATCGCGATCGTTTGCCAGGCAGAGTGCATCGGGGATTCTCGAATTGGTGCGGAAGCTTTAGCGCGGCGGCCCGCCTTGCAAGCGTATTTCCGCCGGGTGGACGAACTCACTCAGGCACAACGGGTCTGA